Proteins encoded together in one Micromonospora auratinigra window:
- the brxL gene encoding BREX system Lon protease-like protein BrxL — protein MSETENEAPDAGAPRQSDLDFKINLLFPGVVVRKDLVKAVKGNAIVPSYVLEYLLGQYAASDDEATIQAGIDTVRKILADHYVHRNQSELVKSTIRERGRHRIIDKVTATLNEKADVYEAEFANLGIKGVLVEPATIKAHPKLLVGGVWCICDIEYFHSEDAWVVPWILGSIKPIQLSNFDFEGYLAARRDFTTDEWIDLLVQSIGFNPELFGRRAKLIQLVRLIPFVERNYNLVELGPKGTGKSHIFSEFSPHGMLISGGEVTVPKLFVNNANGRIGLVGYWDVVAFDEFAGKKKRADRALVDIMKNYMANKSFSRGVETLGAEASMVFVGNTSHTVPYMLKHSDLFDELPDSYHDSAYLDRLHHYIPGWEVDTIRGEMFSSGYGFVVDYIAEVLKSMRSADYSDRYQQHFTLSSDISTRDRDGIHKTFSGLMKILYPHGEATPEEIEEILRFAIEGRKRVKDQILRIDSTMAEVKFGYLDTGGSWHSVSTLEEDEYPAYYYRERREGAETLDDGGEPRPGGSAPTTEAEAQREPAPVAEPPLFEGHRDFQENQRGVSFDTLVIPYLRGAGQITIIDPYIRQFHQARNLMELMEAIARTKDAADEVNVKLITAENIEGGADKLRKQLEFLLKIKQGAAVGGVNFDVAFDNTIHDRSIVTDTGWRILLGRGLDIFQYVTGDAFDLATKLQEFRQVKAFGITYIRESE, from the coding sequence ATGAGCGAGACCGAGAACGAGGCGCCCGACGCTGGCGCACCGCGCCAGAGCGACCTCGACTTCAAGATTAACCTTCTGTTCCCCGGCGTGGTCGTCCGCAAGGACCTAGTCAAGGCTGTCAAGGGCAACGCCATCGTGCCGTCGTACGTGCTTGAGTACCTGCTCGGTCAGTACGCGGCCTCCGACGACGAGGCCACTATCCAGGCGGGTATCGACACGGTGCGCAAGATCCTGGCCGATCACTATGTGCACCGGAACCAGTCCGAGCTGGTGAAATCCACGATCCGCGAACGAGGGCGGCACCGCATCATCGACAAGGTGACCGCCACGCTCAACGAAAAAGCCGACGTGTACGAGGCAGAGTTCGCAAACCTCGGCATCAAGGGCGTGCTCGTCGAACCCGCGACGATCAAGGCCCATCCGAAGCTGCTCGTCGGCGGCGTCTGGTGCATCTGCGACATCGAGTACTTCCACAGCGAGGACGCGTGGGTCGTGCCGTGGATTCTCGGCTCGATCAAACCCATCCAGTTGTCGAACTTCGACTTCGAGGGCTACCTGGCCGCCCGACGGGACTTCACCACCGACGAGTGGATCGACCTGCTGGTGCAGTCCATCGGGTTCAACCCCGAACTGTTCGGCCGGCGAGCCAAGCTCATTCAGCTCGTGCGGCTCATCCCTTTCGTCGAGCGCAACTACAACCTCGTGGAACTCGGCCCCAAGGGCACCGGCAAGTCGCACATCTTTTCGGAGTTCTCGCCCCACGGCATGCTCATCTCCGGCGGCGAGGTCACAGTGCCGAAGCTGTTCGTCAACAATGCCAACGGGCGCATCGGCCTGGTCGGCTACTGGGATGTCGTCGCCTTCGACGAGTTCGCAGGCAAGAAGAAGCGCGCGGACAGGGCGCTCGTCGACATCATGAAGAACTACATGGCGAACAAGTCGTTCTCGCGCGGCGTCGAGACGCTCGGCGCGGAGGCGTCGATGGTGTTCGTCGGCAACACCTCGCACACCGTGCCGTACATGCTCAAGCACTCCGACCTGTTCGACGAGCTGCCCGACAGCTACCACGACTCGGCCTACCTCGACCGGCTGCACCACTACATTCCGGGCTGGGAGGTCGACACGATCCGCGGGGAGATGTTCTCCAGCGGTTACGGGTTCGTCGTGGACTACATCGCCGAGGTGCTCAAGTCGATGCGCTCGGCGGACTACTCGGACCGCTACCAACAGCACTTCACGCTCTCGTCGGACATCTCAACCCGTGACCGTGACGGCATCCACAAGACGTTCTCCGGGCTGATGAAGATCCTCTATCCACACGGGGAGGCCACGCCTGAGGAGATCGAGGAGATCCTCCGGTTCGCGATCGAGGGCCGCAAGCGCGTCAAGGACCAGATCCTGCGCATTGACTCGACGATGGCCGAGGTCAAGTTCGGTTACCTGGACACCGGTGGATCCTGGCACTCGGTCTCGACGCTCGAAGAGGACGAGTATCCGGCCTACTACTACCGCGAGCGCCGCGAGGGTGCCGAGACCCTTGACGATGGAGGCGAACCGAGGCCAGGTGGTTCGGCGCCGACCACGGAGGCAGAAGCACAGCGCGAGCCCGCGCCGGTCGCCGAGCCGCCGCTGTTCGAGGGGCACCGAGATTTCCAGGAGAACCAGCGTGGCGTCTCATTCGACACGCTCGTCATCCCTTACCTGCGCGGTGCGGGGCAGATCACGATCATCGACCCCTACATTCGTCAGTTCCACCAGGCCCGCAACCTCATGGAACTCATGGAGGCGATCGCCAGGACGAAGGACGCAGCCGACGAGGTCAACGTCAAGCTGATCACTGCGGAGAACATCGAGGGGGGCGCGGACAAGCTGCGCAAGCAGCTTGAGTTCCTCCTCAAGATCAAGCAGGGTGCGGCGGTCGGGGGCGTCAACTTTGACGTCGCGTTCGACAATACGATTCACGACCGCTCGATCGTCACGGACACCGGCTGGAGAATCCTCCTCGGCCGCGGCCTCGATATCTTTCAGTACGTTACCGGTGACGCATTTGACCTCGCGACCAAGCTCCAAGAGTTCCGCCAAGTCAAGGCATTCGGGATAACCTACATCCGCGAGAGCGAGTGA